Within the Setaria viridis chromosome 3, Setaria_viridis_v4.0, whole genome shotgun sequence genome, the region GAGTGGTATCCTCAAAGCCAGCAGGCTGAGCACAGTAGATTGTCTCTGAAAGCGTCCCATGAAGAAAAGTATTCTTCACATCCAACTGCTGAATCAGCCAATGACGAGAGAGAGCTAGGGACAACACTATATGAACGGTGGTAGGTTTGACGACAAGACTGAAAGTCTCAGAAAAATCAATCCCAGGTCGCTGAGTGAACCGGCGAAGCACCCATCGTGCTTTGTAGCGCTCCAGAGAACCGTTGGTATGAAACTTGTGCTTGAAGACCCACTTGCTAGTAACAACATTGGCTCGAGCAGGACGTGGTACAAGATCCCACGTGTGATTGGCCAGCAGCGCGTCGAACTCCTCCTGCATGGCCCGGCACCAATTGGGATCAGCAAGAACGTCTCAGTAAGTGCAAGGCACTGGTGACAGCTAGGAGGAATGaaaaagttttggcagttgGAATCCCAGCTTGCTGCGCGTTGTCATGGGGTGCTGATTGGTGACAGGACGCACGAGAACCGCACCGCGAGGAAGAacggccggagcaggaggctgcGCGGGGGGAGAACCGTGAGCACTCGCCCGACCAGTCGGAGTGCACGCCCGACCGATTGGAGAGCTCGCTGGCGCGGTCGGGGTGCTCGCCCGACCGATCAGAGAGCTCACTGGCGCGGTCGGGGCATTGGCCCGACCAATCAGAGCGGTCGCCGGTGCGGTTAGGGCGTTCGCCTGAGCGAGCGGAGTGGTCGCCAGTAGGGTCAAGGCGTTCTCCCGACCGAGCGGTCACCAGTGCCATTGGGGTGCTCGCCCAACCGATCGGGGAGGGCACCGGTGCGGTCAGGGCGTTCGCCCAACCGATCGAAGCGCACGCCGTTGTTGTCGGGACGGTCGCCCGACAGAGCGGCATGGACGCCAGTCCGGTCGGGGTGCTCTCTTTTCTAATCGGGGAGGTCGCTGGTGCCGGCAGTGCTTACACTCGACCGAGCGAAGCGCACGCGGGTGCGGTCGGGGTGCTCGCTCAACCGAGCAGGGCGGTCGCtggtgcggtcggggcgcttAGCCGACCGATCGAAGAGCTCACCGGTGCGGTTGGGGCGCTCGCCCGACTGAATGAGGAGGTCGAAGGTGCGCCGGGTGAGTGTCGTGCAGGCAACAAAGACGGTGCCAAGCCAATAGGGGGCGGCACCACATCAGAAGGTTCcaacaaaaaataaaagtcCTCATTAGCTAGAGGCGGTTGCTGCTAAGAAAAGGGAAAGGTAGTCTCATCAAACATGACATGGTGAGAGATAATGACCCGGTTGGACGAGAGATCAAGGCAGTGGTATCCCTTGTGATGAGCAGAATAGCCAAGGAAATCGCACAGGGTGGGGCACGAAGCGAGTTTGTGTGGCGCAGTAGCGAAAAGATTCGGATAGCAAGTGCAACCAAAAACCCGGAGATGGTCATAAGATGGCGGGATGCCAAACAGACCCATGTGCGCCGTGGAGGAGCTAAGGGTTTTTGTGGGTAGAATGTTCAGTAAATGTGTAGCAGTGTGCAGAGACTCAACCCAATAGGAGGGAGGCATACTAGCCTGGAAGAGAAGGGAGCAGACAACATTGTTGATTCTCCAAATCATGCGCTTGGCCCAGCCGTTCAGGGGCGATGTATAAGGGCAGAACATGCAAAGATGAAACCCGTGTGTGAGGAAGAAGGTGCGTGTGCTGAAGTTATCGAACTCGCGACCGTTGTCGCACTGAATGGCCTTCACAGTGGTGCCAAACTGAGTGCGCACAGAGGAGAAAAAGTTTGCTAGAGTCGCAAAGGTGTTAGATTTGAGACGTAGAGGAAACATCCACAAATAATAAGAACAGTGAGCAAATAATATTTATAACTAGATACATTGGGAATAGGGGACGTCCACAAATCGCAGTGAATAAGATCGAAATTACTAGACGCTCTAGAAGCAGATGACTGAAAAGGGAGGCGAGTATGGCACCCAAGCTGACACGCATGGCAGATGGTATGAATGTCCTTATTACAAAAAGGAATGACCAAAGCGACTTTGGACAAAACTTCATGGTAGGGATGTCCGAGATGGCAATGCCACACAGAGGAAGTGGAGGCGGCAGTGAGAGCATGGGCAGCAGGAAACCGTAGGGGATAGAGTGGTCCAAAGCTATTGCACCGGACGATTAGCCTCCAAGATACCAGATCCTTCACAGAGCAGCCAGCGAGATCAAATTCAATAGAACAATTGTTATCAGAAGTAAACTGACAAATAGAAATAAAGTTCTTAATAAGTTTAGGTGAAACTAGAACATTGTTAAGGGACAGGGAACCCAAAAAGTGAGCTACACCAGTAGTTGTCATAGGAAGCAAGCAACCATCACCGGCAACAATTGATGAAGGAAAGGGATACTGCggatgagaaaaatgtgaaaggGTACCAGCATCTGAAGTCATGTGTGAGGTGGCACCTGAATCAAGATACCAGTTGATCGGCTGCGGCTGGTTGAGGGTCATGGTGCTGAACGTCGAGGCGAGGGACTGCTGATCCCAGGAGGAGGGTAGGCCCGTCATGGGATTGTAGAACCCCAGGGGCACCATAAGGGGGGCTTGAAGGCTCTGGAGCTGCGCCTGCTGCTGTTGAGCGTACAATGCCTGCTGCTGGGCAAGGAGggcctgctggcctgctgctgagACACTGGTGTGGGCACGGCTGGACGGGGAGGAACGGTGGCCTGCTACCAAGGGCCTGGGTACATCTGAATTATACCGAACCAGGGGTTCCAAAAAGAGGGCCTGGACTCCTGGGTGGTACCAGGAGCAGGGGCCTGGGCACCGGCGGCAGGGGCTTTGCTGCCGTTTCTAACTGCCACGCCGGCCCCTGTCCCGCTTCTGCTTGGAGGAGGGCCCCCTGTTGTTGCCCCCTTTCCCATCCCCGGAGTCGGAACGCTCGGCAGACTAGTGGGGAGGTGCAGAGGGGCGAGAGGAGGAGCCAATGTTGACACCAGTGAACAACACCGTGGACGGAGTCGAGGAAGGAGGCACCATCGTGAGCTCCTCAAGAAGCATATCGTCGCGGGCCTCCAGGAAGGAGCGAAGAGGACGAGAGCGCCGGATGTCACGGTCGACGGCAGCGAACTTCTCGTTGAGCCCGAGGATGATGTTGAGGATGAGGATGCAGTCGGAGACTTGCTTGTCGAGATCACCGAGGGCGTCCACCATGCTCTTGAAGTGGCGGCAGTTGTCCATAATGGAGAAGTCGCTCTGGACGAAGGTCCGGAACTTGGTGTCGAGGTAGAGGGCCCGCGTCTCCCGGTTGTCGAGAAACTATGTCTCAATGGCAAGCCAGGtggcgcgggcggtggcgccTCGCTCGCTGCGATCCTTGACTTCGTCGACGAGGTCGGTGGCAATGGTGCCGTAGAGCCAAGACAGGACGACGCAATCCATCCGGCCCCAATCAGGTGAGGCCAGGGCGGGAACGTCATGGAGAATGTCATCCTACAGCAAATACTTGCCGACGGTAAGAAGAAACTGCTCACGCCACCGTGAGTAGTTGTTGGCAGCAGTGTCAAGGACGACGGGGATGAGACTCCGAATGTTCTGCATGGCGATGGCCTGGGCGTGCAGGTTGAGGACGGCAGTGGCCTCATGGAGCATCATGGCCTGGTGAGCGTCAGACGTCTAGTCGAAGAGGTCGGGGCTAACGTCCTCCTCTTCGAAGTCAGGCGAGGCACCCTTGCGCTCCTGGGTGGCGCGTGCCAGGGCCTCGTGAAGGCGGACGTCGGCGGCATCGCGCTCCTACGCGGCAGCGGTGGCCTCAGCTTCGGCCGTGACGGCacgggcgagggcggcggcgcgggctccCTTGCGGGCGGTGTGGCGATGAACAGAGCCGGCGGCGCTAGCATCAGCCACGCGCGAGGCAGCCTCGGCGGCGTCAGCTGCAGCGGTGGAGGACTCGGGCGACATGGTACCGGCCATGGAGGGTAGCGGCGATGGAGAGCCGTTGAGGGAGCAGCGCCGGCGGTCGGACGCTCTGAGAGCGGTGCCAGTGCCGCGCTAGGATGCGGAAGGTAAAGAATCGGGAATAATCCGGACTTGCTCTGATATCATAAAAGCAATAGGGATTGCGTGGAaaatagattgattagggtatacaacatgtacaaatatataggcaACCCTTGGTGAGGTTTATAGAAATACAACCGACCAAGGGATAAGACTACCCATCCTAATCCATCTAGGGTACGGCAGGGAGCTAGCCTGGGCCTGGCGCACAGCCAGGGCCCATGTACACGTACAACACATACAACACACCCATCCTAATCCATCTAGGGTACGGCAGGGAGCTAGCCTAGGCCTGGTGCACAGCCAGGGCCCATGGCACAGCACATACAGCACATACATATCTTCTAACACTTCTGATAAAATTCTTATGGATTATTCATTGATCGAGGCGAACGAAATTCCTGGTTGCATGAAAGTATCTTGCTATAGCTGTAATTTTTGGAGGATAATAAAAGGCTATAAGGTGCGCCATATGGCTTGTGAGGTAGCAGGGTCTAGTTAGCAGCTTATGTGCTTGGATTCAACTCGACGGATGCATGGGCGCGTCTAGACCATGTTGACGGCTGGGCTGTGATGGCTCATCGCCTCGACCTTGCAGCTCCTGGGCACTGCCATCTCTGTGGCAGGGTGCACGTTGACGACGTGCTCCTCTCCTGCCGCCGGCAGCTTCCCGGCGGCTACCTTACCCTCGGGGACCAAAGGCGTCTTGTTCATGTAGAACATGTACAGCCCCATCTGGACGATTCCGAAGGCGAACCCAAGGACGTTTGGAAGCTGCAGAGATCACAATTTCTTATCGATTAGTATCAGTAAGATGCATAGTCAATTCACCAAATTAAACGTCTAAAGAAAGACCAAACAGATATATGTTAGAAATTAGCTAGTTACCGCGACATATTTGTCCTTGATGAGGAGGCCGTAGAGGAACCAGACGACGGCGCTGAGGGTgagcgagagggagagggagaatgGCATGTACTCCACGCTCCTCGTCTTGATCACGCGCCTCTGCACGTGCACAAAGCATGAGATGGCCATTAGCACGAGATCATCATCACACAACAGTACAGGATCTCGGTGCATTATTGCACTGATATATGGAGTGCTCAGTACTCACGATGATGCTGAGTGGCGCGACGAAGACGCCGACGGAGAAGCCGACGCAGATCCAGCCCAGCGTGACGATTCGCTTGTCACCCTTGAAGACGAGGAGGGTAAAGAGTAGGATAGCTCCGAAGAAGCCGACGTTGAGGCCAAGCATGATCTTGGCAGTGAACCACCTGGCTTTCTTGTCCGCGTAGACGAAGTACAAGATGACGTAGATGCTCTCGATGACGAAGCCGGCGACGTTGATGGTGATGAGCAGGATCTCGTTGGTTTTGATCAGCGCATAGAAGATCCACAGCATCGCACTGAACAGAGCCACCACGT harbors:
- the LOC117850592 gene encoding bidirectional sugar transporter SWEET13 produces the protein MAGFSLQHPWAFTFGLLGNIISFMTFLAPIPTFYRIYKSKSTEGFQSVPYVVALFSAMLWIFYALIKTNEILLITINVAGFVIESIYVILYFVYADKKARWFTAKIMLGLNVGFFGAILLFTLLVFKGDKRIVTLGWICVGFSVGVFVAPLSIIRRVIKTRSVEYMPFSLSLSLTLSAVVWFLYGLLIKDKYVALPNVLGFAFGIVQMGLYMFYMNKTPLVPEGKVAAGKLPAAGEEHVVNVHPATEMAVPRSCKVEAMSHHSPAVNMV